In the genome of Rhopalosiphum padi isolate XX-2018 chromosome 1, ASM2088224v1, whole genome shotgun sequence, the window aataaataccaataaataaataaaaccattattatttttatttaaataattatacaatttatatagactatacattatttatccAAATATTCGAAAAATACGTTTCCTAAGATACGTcttgttattttttcatattacgtTACATTTGCCATAAAagcttttatataaattaaaatattctggaataattgattatacaatGTTTTCTAGACTTATTTTGAGAAATTCTCCATTTTTGCGAATTCCAACAGCAAGGTTGATGAATATATCAACTATATCATCTTATAGTCGTATGAGCGGTTTGATATGTAAGACGCCgaatcctatgctgaaaatacCGAAACAGACTCTTCAATTTCAAAATCATGTTTGgtaatctatttaaattaaaaggatagtttgactaataatattaactattatatatgcTATGAAACTTGTGATGATATCGTAAAATGAATTTTCTGACGTTACTatcaaacaacaattttatatacttacagaGAGTTACgaagtattttttattgacattacaGTGTTAGTCatactacaaatattattgtacctactgtaaatttttataagatttaaaatcaTGTCGAATACTATTTTAACTTGATATAGTGGTCAAACACCCATTACCTAattcaataactaataagatgcATGAGTCATGATCATAAGTTTTTCCCCTTACATGTCATAAcaatacattcataataatcataaattattgcaatataaatTTACAGTCAACCGAAGAGGCGCGAGTTCTCGTTGTTACTGACGATACTTGGTGGTATAACTGCGCGGCGCTGGTGGTTTAAGCAGATGCCTGAAAAAAAACAGAGGTTGGCGGACACAGCTTGGGCATACCGCAGAGCAATCGGTATGACGGTGGCGACCGGGCTAGGCCTAGTTGGCACATCTCTATCATATTTCATGGAACTGGATTCATGGACGAACCTCCGGCGcctgtacatttttaatgatgaGGTGCTGGTGAAAAGCGCCGACCAACAGGTTGCTATTATTATGAACTCGGCGAAACAGTGCTGTCTTTTGAGCCAAGACCATCCGACATATAAACGCGTTGCCGGTGTAACATCTCGGCTGTTAAATGCCAACTCCAATGTGGACATGATCCGGAATTACAAATGGAACATTGTAGTATTGGACAGTCCTCATATTATCAATGCATTTGTCATGACAAATGGGTACATTTTTGTGTATACCGGGCTGGCGAAAATAGCCAACGATGACCAGTTAGCTATAATAATTGGACACGAACTAGCACATTGCTTACTCCGGCATCAAAATAATGATATCAGTGTCAATTTGGCACTGCACGTGTTATTCGTATTGCCAGTAACTGCGGCCTTAACAGCCTTACTACCATTTAGTAAGGCACTATTTGCGATCATGCTTTGCCAAATGGTTTTATATGTGGGTGTGAAGCTGACGAGGCAAAGAGCCCACGAGGTAGAGGCCGACCGCGTTGGTTTAGTATTGGCCGCAAATGCATGCGTGGACGTCACCCAGGGCTACTTATTCTGGAAATTCATGT includes:
- the LOC132929496 gene encoding metalloendopeptidase OMA1, mitochondrial-like; this translates as MRNRQSVELRPFNWSGLGGGFRGGGLRRIRDNSLISVKLTAQHCPTNFIFGQLILRNSPFLRIPTARLMNISTISSYSRMSGLICKTPNPMLKIPKQTLQFQNHVCQPKRREFSLLLTILGGITARRWWFKQMPEKKQRLADTAWAYRRAIGMTVATGLGLVGTSLSYFMELDSWTNLRRLYIFNDEVLVKSADQQVAIIMNSAKQCCLLSQDHPTYKRVAGVTSRLLNANSNVDMIRNYKWNIVVLDSPHIINAFVMTNGYIFVYTGLAKIANDDQLAIIIGHELAHCLLRHQNNDISVNLALHVLFVLPVTAALTALLPFSKALFAIMLCQMVLYVGVKLTRQRAHEVEADRVGLVLAANACVDVTQGYLFWKFMSIINSPSRQIWWMETHPTDLSRAQHLHSLIPAAKELQKKAGC